Part of the Etheostoma spectabile isolate EspeVRDwgs_2016 chromosome 21, UIUC_Espe_1.0, whole genome shotgun sequence genome is shown below.
cccctggacaacatgagggttaaagagtACTCCAGAGTTTTTGCAGCAAACTGCTAGAACATTGTCTGACTCACACAAAAATCTATTAAAAGCAATGCAGCATATCTAGAGATATTGTCTTTCTTTAATTCCACACGTTATTCTTCCTTGTTAAAACCTGTTACCTgtattacccacaatgcaactgtGTAACCTACTGTACACACCACAAGCCACTTTGGCGTCCGCGTCCTGCTTCAGGTGAGCGTCCAGCACAGCGTCACTGATCTGGTCACATATCTTATCTGGAAAACAAGAGATTATTAAACATATTAACATCTGTTTGTGTGCCCGTTTGTTCCCTCGTGCAACCTTCTGCTGCACATTCCTCCTCTCGGCCGAGCCCGAAGATATCAGGTTTCACCGCTCCGTCACCGGACTACACATCGCTCTTATTAGGAGCTGCAGCGCTAAGAATAGACTCATCTGTAACTGTAACTCCATCTGATCATCAAAGCTCCGCCATGCTGTCGTCTACTGCAGTGGCTCTCAACCTTTTACAGCCAAATAATGAAGTGTTTGTGACCCCNNNNNNNNNNCTCGACAATGAGAGAGAGCTTCAAACCAGTGTAAACTGCTGTTTCTACGTGCCTCCCCCTGCTGATTCGGATTTTTATGAATGCTCTGATTTATACCTGTAAACAAATAAcacttttctttaataacagttTAGTTTGAGTTTTAGCGGCTAGCACCTAGCCTTGTCCAATGGGTCCCAGGCTTTGTGGATTTTTGATATGTTtgtgaaatagaaataaaatggatagaaaagccatttccattcaaataaatgtagcagAATGGTTAGAGCAGTATCCATTTTTATGTGTACCATTGCCATAAACTTCCGATAATAAGCCgggtgtcactccccgatgtaagtcgagttcAGATTTAAGTTGCGTATGCCTCActtttgcaacaagtagcatataagatgctaaggagagacttctgtaatgtcaactcAGTAAGAATGaacctacttaacaaagttcattcactgctggctacaaNNNNNNNNNNtcaaacacaacaaaggctgtcagttgaatggtgtacaacacaagggttaaacacactgatttaaaattacaatcaaaaatattaaattttataAACAAATTATGGCTGTTGTGTGAGTTTTGCATCAAGGTTAAGAATCTGAGGTTTGAGAGGAATGTATTATGTCACAAATATTTTAACCAATAAGAATGATGAAGGTGTCATTATTCCTGACCTAACAGGAGCATCTGAGCTAACGAGAGAAAGATAATCAGTCGGTCTATAGACCCCCACAGAGTCCTGGGgtgaggtctaatcagccagattaactggaaacacctgtgtgggtgttcatcaCCAGataggaaacaggtgtgtgtgtgtttctctagaCGGTATAATAACTGGGCTTTGACCGTGAACTAGTCCACTCAGAACCGGTACCAGGACTCCTGATAGCTACTGCAGAACCACTTGTTGCCATCATGCTGTTTATCtggttctgtgtttttgtttctgctttcatcGGTCGCTTTGTAACCGAGCAACAGATACTCGGTGACCCGCAAGACGTCCCGGTGACCGATCCCGAGGTTATAGCCTCAGCAGAGTTTGCTGTGTCTGAATATAACTATGCCAACNNNNNNNNNNATTACAAATTAGTGGAAATAACATCGGCCAAAATTCAGGTAACGTTAATCTATTCTAGTGCAGAAGAGGATTGGGACCAATGTGAAATGTTGCTGAGCTTAAACTTGTGACTTTCATCTGAGAACTCACACACTTGACATTTGGCcctaattctttttttcatatttaatgatgtaccattattttttttttttaataaacctcATGCTTTTGGGTCCTTTTTCCTGTAACTTTAGAGCATCGCAATATTTGTTCCTGCATGGTACTACATCCTGGAAATGCTCCTGCGACAAACAACGTGCAACCCTGGTGTTAAAAAATCATGTAATTTCAACTCCAAACCCAAGGTAAGATTTCAGTTTGTGTATGGAACTCAGGAAAACACACCTTAAATCCCAACACTGGTCTTCCCCAGTGCATTAATGTCATGTTTAACAGGATGCACTAattgtttgccttttttatatttcaggagCTCCAGTGCAACTTCACTGTTTATTACTCTCCGGAACACCCAAGCACACTCACTGAAAGCGAGTGTAAGGAACTTGGCTATTGATTCTGACTGttgaaaataaatcatttgaTATTGTTTCTGTGTATTTCACTATAAACCAGGAATGTCTTTGGCTCACAGATATGCCACTTCTGAGTTGCGTCACCTCATTCCAGTCTGAGGCATCTTGTCTATGCCGTGTGTCTTGGCAGCTGTAAAGCTAAGTTAGGTGTCATGCACATGGCCGCAGACTACACCCCTCCACACGGCATCCGCAGTCCTAAGGACTCTGCGTGGAGGCAGGGCTTTGACAGATTGCACTAGCCAGACAAGAAATACTTTCCCTTACACTTGTGTAAAAAGGATCCACTTCTATACTGTGGAATTCAAACACaagtaaatattttgtatcGTTAGAGAATAGTGTACAACCTGAAAACCAGGGGCTGAAGTAGTGTCAATGTAATTGACTTGGCTGTTAATGTCGTACCCAGTGGGTATACTGTGAGCTTAATCAAAACTCTAATGATTTGGGAGCTAAAGGTGCATGCTGAAGTCTAGCATGCCAACAGTGGCTCCTGCTATAACTGCTACCAGGTCCTTCAAGGTCTGTTGTAAGGCTCTGTTTGTGTCGGACACGATACACCTCCACACTAAAAGCACCTTCTCCAGACGGACTGTTCATTCCGGCAGGGCTTGTTGATTCAACTAAAAATTAATACTTCAATTCAATGGCATTTCTATGGTTTGATGTGTTCTCTACCTCGACCCACCTTCAGACTCTTTATGTTCCAAGTACCAAACTCACCGTCACTTTTACCATCTGATTTCCCCTGGAAAATTAATTGCAACTCTGAGAACCATTGATCCACTGtactcaaacacatttcattacacTTTCTGTATCTGAAAAAAAGCTGTTTCATGCAAAACGTGATCACTTTATAAAACATGAAGCATCGTTCAGTGCACAACATCCCCTTCTCAAGTCATTTAGTCCGTAACAAGTCCTTAAATTAACACtggaaaaaataatataaaaacctattttaaatgcaaatcaGATTTAATCTTCCTTAGTTCTAGTGCagtgacatgtttttttaaattgtttaatcTTGCTTGTTTCAAGCANNNNNNNNNNCACACTGATTTAAATTACAGTCAAACATgtgaaatataaacaaaatgtataaatctTAATGTCTCATTAGTCCTGACCTAACAGGAGCATCTGACCTAACGAGACAAAGATAATCAGTCGGTCTATAGACCCCCACAGAGTCCTGGGgtgaggtctaatcagccagattacctggaaacacctgtgtgggtgttgatCACCAGataggaaacaggtgtgtgtgtgtttctctagaCGGTATATTAACTGGGCTTTGACCGTGAACTAGTCCACTCAGAACCGATACCAGGACTCCTGATAGCTACTGCAGAACCACTTGTTGCCATCATGCTGTTTGTCtggttctgtgtttttgtttctgctttcaccGGCCGCTTTGTAACAGAACAATCTCCTCCTCCCGGTGAATATCACAACGTCCCGGTGAACCGCACCGATGTTGTAGAAGCGGCTCAGTTTGCTGTGGATGAATTCAACAAAGGCCCCTCAATATACATGTTTAATTTCACAATTCTGGAAATAACATCGGCTAAAATGCAGGTAACGTTAAACCTTAATATTCtactacggaagaggattagggccaatgTCAAATGTAGTTGTCGTTTaaaacttttcttcttttttttgggattaACCACATTTCTGAGTGCTGCTGTTTCTTGTAACTTTAGGTTTTCCGACAAATTAACTACTACCTGGAAATGCTCCTGAGACCTGCAATGTGCCATACAGGTAGCACTGCTGCTAATGAATGTCCTTTCAAGGCAAGTGTAAGATATCAGGTTGTGTATGAaactaaggaaaaaaaaacccacacctTAAAGCCCATCACTGGTCTGCCCCAGTGCATCAATGTCATGTTTAAAGATGcactaattttattttttatatttcaggaCCTTAAGTGCAACTTCACCGTTAATGTAATCCCTTGGATAGATTCACGTGTCCTTCTGCATGAGGAATGCAAGTCAACCACTGATTCTGACTGATGTTGCAAATAAAACTTATTGAATTGTGATTCTGTTTTGTTAAGTGATAAGCCACTATCGACACTGTATTGATCATAAACCAGGGGTGTCATTGGCTCACAGATATGGCACTTCTAACTGAGTTGAGTAAGTGCAGTGTGCTCATTATTCCAGTGAGTGACTAGGGCAGCTTGTCTGTGCTGTAAAGCTCAGCTTNNNNNNNNNNCACATGGCCGCTAAATGAGACTACACCTCCACACTGGAACCATGGTCCCAAGGACTTTGTATTGAGGCAGGGCTCTTACAGATTCAACTACTGGAAAAGGAAACACTTCCCCTTTTATCTCCTTATGTACATTTTGCTGTTCCACCTTAATGTTGGAATGATTAATTTCTACTCTGTGGAATAGAAACAAATGACTAAACATTTCTGCTCACTGGAGGAGAGTGCATGAACTGCAAACCAGGATAAGGAATTAAGCCAGTTTAGTTCTCCTGGATAAATTCAGCTTTGACttggttgaattaaacccagccaagtaaccatggagatttattctttaagactagcctggtccagagcaggctaaggGTGACCTGATGTTTCTGgagacatttccggggacagatcgccaaaaccggggacatctGGTCTTAAGATCTTAATCTTTagcagaaaggtcaacctccttagaaatcctttccataacgttgtcagacacttagaatattaatctgagtctgtcagcagcaaatcGAGCACTTTAATGAACGTaattacaagctggacaattatcctatNNNNNNNNNNCTTACAccgtagcttgtttctctgctgccgactggagcgatctcgtttaatatgcatcaatgtcaaaggaaattatgtcctcaatagtttttattgtatctgattctcaattagctgttgcagaaacaagcctgaagcaataaagtaaaagctgtcagtagttcagtacattacaacattatgaaatattaagactttctNNNNNNNNNNaatattaagactttctatcttgaaatattcccctctgaggtgtagtggagtggagtaggaagtacagtgaggaaaataagtatttgaacaccctgcagttttgcaagttctcccacttagaaatcatNNNNNNNNNNCTGAAattgtcctcgtaggtgcacgtccactgtgagagacataatctaaaaaaaaagaaaatccagaaatcacaattatgattttttaaactatttatttgtatgatacagctgcaaataagcatttgaacacctgagaaaatcagttaatatttggtacagtagcctttgtttgcagTTNNNNNNNNNNaacgtttcctgtagtttttcaccaggtttgacACACTGCAGAAgtaattttggcccactcccccacgcagatcttctctagatcagtcaggtttctgggNNNNNNNNNNGAAACACAGagtttgagctccctccaaagattatctattgggtttaggtctggagactggctaggccacgccAGAACCTTGATATGCTCCTTCCAGAGCCACTccttggttctcctggctgtgtGCTTCGGGTCgttgtcatgttggaagacccagcctcgacccatcttcaatgctctaactcagggaaggaggttgttccccaaaatctcccaatacatggccccggtcctcctctccttaatacagtgcagtcgccctgtcccatgtgcagaaaaacagccccaaagcatgatgctacccccccatgcttcacagtagggatggtggtcttgggatggtcctcgtccttcttcttcctccaaacacggttagtggaattaggaccaaaaagttctattttggtctcatctgaccacatgacttCCTCCCANNNNNNNNNNTGGATCATCCAAatggtcattggcaaacttaagacgggccttgacatgtactggtttaagcaggggaaccttccgtgccgtgcatgatttcaaaccatgacatcttagtgtattaccaacagtaaccttggaaacggtggtcccaggtATTTTCAGGTcctggaccagctcctcccgtgtagttctgggctgatttctcacctttcttaggatcattgagaccccacgaggtgagatcttgcatggagccccagtccgagggagattgacagtcatgttcagcttcttccattttctaatgattgctccaacagtggacctgtcttcaccaagctgcttggacacgtccccgtagtcctgtccagccttgtggagggggacaattttgtctctagtgtcttcggacagctctttggtcttggccatgttNNNNNNNNNNggattcttactgattgtatggggtggacaggtgtctttaagcagctaacgacctcaaacaggtgctTATCttatttaggataataaatggagtggggggggacattttgaaggcagacNNNNNNNNNNttgagggtcagaattgtagctgattgacaggtgttcaaatacttatttgcagctgcatcatacaaataaatacttaaaaaatcatacatattgatttctggatttttttgttttttagattgtGTCTCTCAGAGTGGACGtgcacctacgaggacaatTTCANNNNNNNNNNccctccatgatttctaagtgggagaacttgcaaaatatcagtgttcaaatacttatttttttcactGTACGTacatagtgtagtttacattcatcacaccaggaacaccacaatgcttcttaatacATTTCCGTTGATGCTGTCACTGTCAGAAGAATAANNNNNNNNNNNNNNNNNNNNNNNNNGCTTATACCATTCCGTGATGTGCTGTcactgtcagaagaataaaTATCAGGTATACTGACATGAATCAAAACAGTAATGATTTGCGTACTGAGTCTAACAGTGGCTCCATAACTGCTGCCAGGACCTTGAAGGTCTTCTGTAAAGCTCTGCTTGTGTCAAACGCATGGCTGGTAGATGGAGACGAGACACCTCCACACCACAACCACCGTCTCGGACTCTTGAGGGAGCGCTTGTACGTTCAACTGAAGACTATATTTAACTCAGTTCAATGGCCTTTCTATCAACTTTATTTCTGATTTGTGATGTGTTCTCTACCTCGATCCACCTTCAGaccctttttgtgttttcaggTACTAAACTCACTCAGTAGTGTAAAAACCAGTCCCCTGGCTGACAACCCTCTTGGGGGTCCAGacccccaggttgagaaccactgaacTACTGTACTCAAACACATTGCATTACACTTTTTGTATCTGACAACTGAAGTTGTTTAACAGAATGTGATCACTTTACAAAATATGAAGCATCGTTCAGTGCACAACATCCCCTTCTCAAGTCATTTAGTCCATAAAAAGGTCCTTAAATTAACCTATcactggaaaaaaagaatagaatTTTCCTTAGTTCTAGTGAagcaacatgttttttaattcttgtttcaagcacacatttaaacacactgaTTTAAATTACAGTCAAACATATGACAATTTATAAATTTTTAGGTCTCATTAGTCCAGACCTAACAGGTGCATCTGAGCTAATGAGAGGAAGATAATCAGTCGGTCTATAGACCCCCACAGAGTCCTGGGGTGAGGTCTAATCAACCAGATTAACTGggaacacctgtgtgggtgttcatcaCCAGataggaaacaggtgtgtgtgtgtttctctagaCGGTATATTAACTGGGCTTTGACCGTGAACTAGTCCACTCAGAACCGATACCAGGACTCCTGATAGCTACTGCAGAACCACTTGTTGCCATCATGCTGTTTGTCtggttctgtgtttttgtttctgctttcaccGGCCGCTTTGTAACAGAACAAACTCCGCCGCCTCCTGGTAGCTATGAAGACGTCCCGGTGAACCGCACCGACGTTGTAGAAGCAGCGCAGTTTGCTCTGGATGAATTCAACAAAGGCCCCAACATATACATGTTTAATTTCACAATTCTGGAAATAACATCAGCTAAAACGCAGGTAATGTTAAACCTTAATATTCtactacggaagaggattagggcaaATGTCGAATGTAGTTGTCGCTTAAACTTAAACTGTTGTTGTTGATAAACCACATTTCTGAGTGCTGTTTCCTGTGACTTTAGTTTGCCGTAGGATTCAACTACTACCTGGAAGTGCTCC
Proteins encoded:
- the LOC116671598 gene encoding cystatin-C gives rise to the protein MLFIWFCVFVSAFIGRFVTEQQILGDPQDVPVTDPEVIASAEFAVSEYNYANXXXXYKLVEITSAKIQSIAIFVPAWYYILEMLLRQTTCNPGVKKSCNFNSKPKELQCNFTVYYSPEHPSTLTESECKELGY